One genomic segment of Alosa sapidissima isolate fAloSap1 chromosome 13, fAloSap1.pri, whole genome shotgun sequence includes these proteins:
- the LOC121680932 gene encoding myosin heavy chain, fast skeletal muscle-like, with product MGDGDMAAYGAAAIYLRKPERERLEAQTRPFDAKTACFVVDKEELYVKGTIKKKEGGKVVVETLETKEEKTVKEDEIFPLNPPKYDKIEDMAMMTHLNEASVLYNLKERYAAWMIYTYSGLFCVTVNPYKWLPVYDQEVVDAYRGKKRVEAPPHIFSVSDNAFQFMLQDRENQSVLITGESGAGKTVNTKRVIQYFATIAVSSGKKSEASAGSSGKIKGSLEDQIIAANPLLEAYGNAKTVRNDNSSRFGKFIRIHFATTGKLASADIETYLLEKSRVTFQLPDERGYHIFFQMMTNHKPEIIEMSLITSNPYDFPMCSQGQITVASINDKEELDATDDAIDILGFTGEEKVTIYKLTGAVLHHGNMAFKQKQREEQAEPDGTESADKVAYLLGLNSADMLKALCYPRVKVGNEYVTKGQTVPQVNNAVSALSKSIYERMFLWMVIRINQMLDTKQPRQFYIGVLDIAGFEIFDYNSMEQLCINFTNEKLQQFFNHTMFVLEQEEYKKDGIVWDFIDFGMDLAACIELIEKPMGIFAILEEECMFPKASDTTFKNKLYDQHLGKNKAFEKPKPAKGKAEAHFSLVHYAGTVDYNVSGWLDKNKDPLNDSVIQLYQKSGVKLLPVLYPPVVEEPAGGAKKGGKKKGGSMQTVSSQFRENLGKLMTNLRSTHPHFVRCLIPNEIKKPGYMQNFLVIHQLRCNGVLEGIRICRKGFPSRILYADFKQRYKVLNASVIPDGQFIDNKKASEKLLGSIDVDHTQYMFGHTKVFFKAGLLGDLEEMRDEKLASLVTMTQALCRAYLMRKEFVKMMERREAIFTIQYNIRSFMSVKTWPWMKVYYKIKPLLQSAETEKELANLKEEHGKLKEVHAKVEARKKELEEKMVSLVQERNDLALQVASGNEGLNDAEERCEGLIKSKIQLEAKLKETTERLEDEEEINAELTAKKRKLEDECSELKKDIDDLELTLAKVEKEKHATENKVKNLTEEMAAQDESIGKLTKEKKALQEAHQQTLDDLQAEEDKVNTLTKAKTKLEQQVDDLEGSLEQEKKLRMDLERTKRKLEGDLKLSQENIMDLENDKQQSEEKLKKKDFETSQLLSKIEDEQSLGAQLQKKIKELQARIEELEEEIEAERAARAKVEKQRADLSRELEEISERLEEAGGATAAQIEMNKKREAEFQKLRRDLEESTLQHEATAAALRKKQADSVAELGEQIDNLQRVKQKLEKEKSEFKMEIDDLSSNMEAVAKTKSNLEKMCRTLEDQLGEVKAKSDESARQNNDLSAQKARLQTENGELGRQVEEKDALVSQLTRSKQAFTQQIEELKRLNEEEIKAKNALAHAVQSARHDCDLLREQFEEEQEAKAELQRGMSKANSEVAQWRTKYETDAIQRTEELEESKKKLAQRLQEAEEQIEAINSKCASLDKTKQRLQGEVEDLMIDVERANALAANLDKKQRNFDKVLAEWKQKYEEGQAELEGAQKEARSLSTELFKMKNSYEEALDQLETLKRENKNLQQEISDLTEQLGETGKSIHELEKAKKTVETEKAEIQTALEEAEGTLEHEESKILRVQLELNQVKGEVDRKLAEKDEEMEQIKRNSQRVIDSMQSTLDAEVRSRNDALRIKKKMEGDLNEMEVQLSHANRQAAESQKHLRTIQGQLKDAQLHLDDAVRGQEDMQEQAAMVERRNGLMVAEIEELRAALEQTERGRKVAEQELVDASERVGLLHSQNTSLINTKKKLEADLVQVQSEVDDIVQEARNAEDKAKKAITDAAMMAEELKKEQDTSSHLERMKKNLEVTVKDLQHRLDEAENLAMKGGKKQLQKLESRVRELEGEVEAEQRRGVDAVKGVRKYERRVKELTYQTEEDKKNINRLQDLVDKLQLKVKAYKRQSEEAEEQANTHLSKFRKVQHELEEAEERADIAESQVNKLRAKSRDGGKGKEAAE from the exons ATGGGGGACGGTGATATGGCTGCGTATGGCGCAGCTGCCATCTACCTTCGTAAgcctgagagggagagacttgAGGCCCAAACCAGGCCCTTTGATGCAAAAACTGCttgctttgtggttgataaagaGGAGTTGTACGTCAAGGGTACAATTAAAAAGAAGGAAGGTGGCAAAGTTGTTGTTGAAACGCTTGAAACCAAGGAG GAAAAGACAGTGAAGGAAGACGAAATCTTCCCCTTAAATCCTCCCAAATACGACAAAATTGAGGACATGGCCATGATGACCCACCTCAATGAAGCCTCTGTCCTGTATAACCTCAAAGAGCGTTATGCAGCATGGATGATCTAT ACCTACTCTGGACTTTTCTGTGTCACTGTGAACCCCTACAAGTGGCTCCCAGTATACGATCAGGAAGTGGTGGATGCCTACAGAGGCAAGAAGCGTGTGGAGGCCCCACCCCacatcttctctgtctctgacaaCGCATTTCAATTCATGCTCCAAG acagagagaatcaGTCTGTCCTGATCAC CGGAGAATCTGGTGCTGGCAAGACTGTAAACACCAAACGTGTCATCCAGTACTTTGCAACAATTGCAGTGTCTAGTGGGAAGAAGTCAGAGGCATCAGCCGGCAGCAGTGGAAAAATTAAG GGCTCTCTTGAAGACCAGATTATTGCTGCCAACCCACTGCTGGAGGCTTATGGTAATGCCAAGACTGTGAGGAATGACAACTCTTCACGTTTT GGAAAATTCATCAGAATTCACTTTGCCACAACTGGAAAACTGGCTAGTGCTGATATTGAGACTT ACCTGCTGGAGAAGTCTAGAGTGACATTCCAGCTTCCTGATGAGAGAGGCTACCACATCTTCTTCCAGATGATGACCAACCACAAGCCTGAAATTATAG AAATGTCCCTCATCACATCCAACCCCTATGACTTCCCAATGTGCAGTCAGGGTCAGATCACTGTGGCGAGCATTAATGACAAAGAGGAGTTGGATGCCACAGAT GATGCCATTGACATCTTGGGTTTCACTGGAGAGGAGAAAGTCACCATTTATAAGCTGACTGGTGCTGTGCTCCATCATGGCAACATGGCGTTCAAACAGAAGCAGCGCGAGGAGCAGGCTGAGCCTGATGGCACTGAGA GTGCTGACAAAGTCGCATACCTCCTGGGCCTGAACTCCGCTGACATGCTGAAGGCTTTGTGCTACCCAAGAGTGAAAGTCGGAAATGAGTATGTCACCAAGGGTCAGACTGTGCCACAG GTCAATAACGCAGTGTCGGCCTTGTCCAAGTCCATCTATGAGAGGATGTTCTTGTGGATGGTCATCCGTATAAACCAGATGCTGGACACTAAACAGCCAAGGCAGTTCTATATCGGTGTGCTGGATATTGCTGGCTTTGAGATTTTTGAT TACAACAGCATGGAACAGCTGTGCATCAACTTCACCAATGAGAAACTGCAACAGTTCTTCAACCACACCATGTTCGTTCTGGAGCAAGAGGAGTACAAGAAAGATGGCATTGTATGGGATTTCATTGACTTCGGCATGGACTTAGCCGCTTGCATTGAGCTCATTGAGAAG CCTATGGGAATCTTTGCCATTCTTGAAGAGGAGTGCATGTTCCCCAAGGCCTCTGACACCACTTTCAAGAACAAGCTGTATGACCAGCATCTTGGCAAAAATAAGGCCTTTGAGAAGCCCAAGCCTGCTAAAGGCAAGGCTGAGGCCCACTTCTCCCTGGTGCATTATGCCGGCACTGTGGACTACAATGTTTCTGGGTGGCTGGACAAGAACAAGGATCCACTGAACGATTCTGTTATACAGCTGTACCAGAAGTCGGGAGTTAAACTCCTGCCTGTCCTGTACCCACCTGTTGTTGAAG AGCCTGCTGGTGGCGCTAAGAAGGGTGGTAAGAAGAAGGGTGGCTCCATGCAAACAGTGTCATCACAGTTCAGG GAGAACTTGGGCAAACTGATGACCAACTTGAGGAGCACCCATCCCCACTTTGTGCGTTGTCTGATTCCAAATGAAATTAAGAAACCAG GTTATATGCAGAACTTCCTGGTCATCCACCAGCTCAGGTGCAATGGTGTGCTGGAGGGTATCAGAATCTGCAGAAAGGGTTTCCCAAGCAGAATCCTCTATGCTGACTTCAAGCAGAG ATACAAAGTGCTGAATGCCAGTGTCATCCCTGACGGCCAGTTCATTGATAACAAGAAGGCTTCTGAGAAGCTTTTGGGATCTATTGATGTTGATCACACGCAATACATGTTTGGACACACAAAG GTGTTCTTCAAAGCTGGTCTGCTGGGTGACCTtgaggagatgcgagatgaaaaACTGGCTTCCCTGGTCACAATGACTCAGGCTCTCTGCCGTGCATACCTGATGAGGAAGGAGTTTGTCAAGATGATGGAAAGGAG AGAAGCAATCTTCACCATCCAGTACAATATACGGTCATTCATGAGTGTCAAGACCTGGCCATGGATGAAGGTTTACTACAAGATCAAGCCTCTGCTGCAGAGTGCTGAAACTGAAAAGGAATTGGCCAACCTGAAGGAGGAGCATGGAAAACTCAAAGAAGTCCATGCCAAGGTAGAGGCCAGGAAGAAGGAGCTTGAGGAGAAGATGGTGTCTCTGGTGCAAGAGAGAAATGACCTGGCGCTGCAAGTGGCATCT GGAAATGAGGGTCTCAATGATGCTGAGGAGAGGTGTGAGGGTCTCATCAAAAGTAAGATCCAGCTTGAGGCCAAACTCAAAGAGACAACCGAAAGattggaggatgaagaggaaatCAATGCTGAGCTGACTGCCAAGAAGAGGAAATTGGAGGATGAGTGCTCTGAGCTCAAGAAGGACATTGATGATTTGGAGCTGACTTTGGCCAAagtggagaaggagaaacatGCCACCGAGAACAAG GTCAAGAACCTGACAGAGGAGATGGCCGCTCAGGATGAGTCCATTGGTAAGCTGACAAAGGAGAAGAAAGCCCTCCAAGAGGCACACCAGCAGACTCTTGATGATCTTCAGGCAGAGGAAGACAAAGTCAACACTCTGACTAAGGCCAAGACTAAGCTTGAACAACAAGTGGATGAT CTTGAAGGTTCCCTGGAGCAAGAAAAGAAGCTCCGTATGGACCTTGAGAGAACTAAGAGAAAGCTTGAGGGTGACCTGAAGTTGTCCCAGGAGAACATCATGGATCTGGAGAATGACAAGCAGCAGTCTGAGGAGAAGCTGAAGAA GAAGGACTTTGAAACAAGCCAACTTCTTAGCAAGATTGAGGATGAACAATCCTTGGGTGCTCAGCTTCAGAAGAAGATCAAGGAGCTTCAG GCCCGCATTGAGGAACTGGAGGAAGAGATTGAGGCTGAACGTGCAGCTCGTGCCAAGGTTGAGAAGCAGAGAGCTGATCTCTCCAGGGAACTTGAGGAGATCAGTGAGAGGCTTGAGGAGGCTGGTGGTGCCACTGCTGCTCAAATTGAGATGAACAAGAAGCGTGAGGCTGAGTTCCAGAAGCTGCGCCGTGACCTTGAGGAGTCCACCCTGCAGCATGAAGCCACTGCTGCAGCTCTCCGCAAGAAGCAGGCAGACAGTGTGGCTGAGCTGGGAGAGCAGATTGACAACCTCCAGCGTGTCAAGCAAAAGcttgagaaggagaagagtgaattcaagatggagatTGACGACCTCTCCAGCAATATGGAGGCTGTTGCTAAGACTAAG TCCAACCTGGAGAAGATGTGCCGCACCCTTGAGGACCAACTGGGTGAAGTCAAGGCCAAGAGCGATGAGAGTGCTCGCCAGAACAATGACCTCAGTGCTCAGAAAGCAAGACTTCAGACTGAAAATGGAGAGCTTGGCCGCCAGGTTGAGGAGAAAGATGCTCTTGTGTCTCAGCTGACCAGAAGCAAACAGGCCTTCACTCAGCAAATTGAGGAGCTGAAGAGACTGAATGAAGAGGAAATCAAG GCCAAGAATGCCCTGGCCCATGCTGTTCAGTCTGCACGCCATGACTGTGACCTCCTGAGGGAGCAGTttgaggaagagcaggaggcTAAAGCTGAACTGCAGCGTGGCATGTCCAAGGCCAACAGCGAGGTTGCTCAGTGGAGGACCAAGTATGAAACTGATGCCATCCAGCGCACTGAAGAGCTTGAGGAGTCCAA GAAAAAACTTGCCCAGCGTCTGCAGGAGGCTGAGGAGCAAATTGAGGCTATCAACTCCAAGTGTGCATCTCTGGACAAGACCAAACAGAGACTCCAGGGTGAGGTTGAGGACCTCATGATTGATGTAGAAAGAGCCAACGCTCTGGCTGCCAATCTTGACAAGAAGCAGAGGAACTTTGACAAG GTTCTGGCAGAGTGGAAGCAGAAGTACGAGGAGGGTCAGGCTGAGCTGGAGGGTGCCCAGAAAGAGGCCCGTTCTCTCAGCACTGAGCTGTTCAAGATGAAGAACTCCTATGAGGAGGCTCTTGACCAGTTGGAAACTCTGAAGAGGGAAAACAAGAACCTCCAAC AGGAGATCTCGGACCTGACTGAGCAGCTGGGTGAGACTGGAAAGAGCATTCATGAGCTGGAGAAGGCCAAGAAGACAGTTGAGACTGAGAAGGCTGAGATTCAGACTGCTCTTGAAGAAGCTGAG GGAACTCTTGAGCATGAGGAGTCCAAGATTCTTCGTGTCCAGCTTGAGCTGAACCAGGTCAAGGGTGAGGTTGACAGGAAACTTGCagagaaggatgaggagatgGAGCAGATCAAGAGGAACAGCCAGAGGGTGATTGACTCCATGCAGAGCACTCTGGATGCTGAGGTCAGGAGCAGGAATGATGCCCTGAGAATCAAGAAGAAAATGGAGGGAGACCTCAATGAGATGGAGGTTCAGCTGAGCCATGCTAACCGCCAGGCTGCTGAGTCCCAGAAACACCTAAGGACCATTCAGGGTCAGCTCAAG GATGCCCAGTTGCACCTTGATGATGCTGTTCGAGGACAGGAAGACATGCAGGAGCAGGCTGCCATGGTGGAGCGCAGGAACGGCCTGATGGTGGCTGAGATTGAGGAGCTCAGGGCTGCCctggagcagacagagagaggccgcAAAGTGGCTGAACAGGAGCTTGTTGATGCCAGTGAGCGTGTTGGCCTCTTGCACTCCCAg AACACAAGTCTGATTAACACCAAGAAGAAGCTTGAGGCTGACCTGGTTCAGGTCCAGAGTGAGGTTGATGACATCGTCCAGGAGGCTAGAAATGCTGAGGACAAGGCCAAGAAAGCTATCActgat GCTGCAATGATGGCAGAGGAGTTGAAGAAAGAGCAGGACACCAGTTCTCATCTggagaggatgaagaagaaCCTGGAGGTCACTGTGAAGGATCTGCAGCACCGCCTGGATGAGGCTGAGAATCTGGCCATGAAGGGTGGCAAGAAACAACTCCAGAAACTGGAGTCCAGG GTTCGTGAGCTAGAGGGTGAGGTCGAGGCTGAACAGAGACGAGGTGTTGATGCAGTCAAGGGAGTCCGCAAATACGAGAGGAGGGTGAAGGAGCTCACCTACCAG ACTGAAGAGGACAAGAAGAACATCAACAGACTCCAGGATCTGGTTGACAAGCTGCAGCTGAAGGTCAAGGCCTACAAGAGACAGTCCGAGGAAGCT GAGGAGCAGGCCAACACCCACCTGTCCAAGTTCAGGAAGGTGCAGCATGAGctggaggaggctgaggagcgTGCTGACATTGCTGAGTCTCAGGTCAACAAGCTGAGGGCCAAGAGCCGTGATGGTGGCAAG GGCAAAGAGGCTGCTGAGTAA